A window of the Pontibacillus yanchengensis genome harbors these coding sequences:
- a CDS encoding superoxide dismutase, whose amino-acid sequence MAKFELPELPYAYDALEPHIDKETMNIHHTKHHNGYVTKLNNALEGHADLQDKSLEQLLGDLDAVPEDIRTAVRRNGGGHANHTLFWTIMSPNGGGEPSGELADKIKAKFGSFDEFKDTFTKTALGRFGSGWAWLVLNNGELEVMDTLNQDSPIMEGKTPIFGLDVWEHAYYLNYQNRRPDYVSAFWNVVNWDEVERRFNEAK is encoded by the coding sequence ATGGCTAAATTTGAACTACCAGAACTTCCATATGCATATGATGCATTAGAGCCTCATATTGACAAAGAAACAATGAACATTCACCACACGAAGCACCATAATGGTTATGTAACGAAGCTAAACAATGCTTTAGAAGGGCATGCAGACCTACAAGACAAATCACTTGAACAACTTCTTGGAGACCTAGATGCAGTACCTGAAGATATCCGTACTGCTGTTCGTCGCAATGGCGGTGGCCATGCAAACCACACCTTATTCTGGACAATTATGTCTCCAAATGGTGGTGGAGAACCATCTGGTGAACTAGCTGATAAGATTAAAGCTAAATTTGGAAGCTTTGATGAATTTAAAGATACATTCACTAAGACAGCACTTGGCCGTTTCGGTTCAGGCTGGGCTTGGCTAGTTCTTAACAATGGTGAATTAGAAGTTATGGATACCCTTAATCAAGACTCTCCAATCATGGAGGGCAAAACGCCTATCTTTGGTCTAGATGTTTGGGAGCATGCTTATTATCTAAATTATCAAAATCGTCGTCCTGATTACGTTTCTGCATTTTGGAACGTAGTTAATTGGGATGAAGTAGAGCGTCGTTTTAACGAAGCTAAATAA